Part of the Candidatus Chlorohelix allophototropha genome, CAGGAGACCTATAATGAGTGATATTACCTTGCCGGTTGAAACAGATCCCTATGACTCAGCCGAGCATGAGTTGCCCATGGAATTGTTTACCGATTTTTATCGCATCACCGGCTCGCTTTTCACAGCAGTAAACCGCACCAATGGCGTTTTAAATGATAGCGAACCGCAATTGGTATTACATAAAGTGATTACCACTAGCTTAATTCGCAGTATAGATTCAGGAATAGAAAGCCGCTATGCTAGAATTGATAAAAATTCAATCAAACTGGCTGTACCAAACGAAGAAGCGGAAAATGAACGGTTAGCCGGTCGCCCGCGCGCTTCTGGTTTTTCACTATTGCGGCGTGTACTAATGGGGATGGGGAATTTTGAAATAAGCGGCAATTTGCATCTTGAGCAAGAAATCGAAATCAAATCGCTATTGCTGCACCGTACTGACAGTTTTATTGGCGTAACGGATGCCAGTATTATTTATCTACCTAATCCAAGCCGGAAATTTACTACCAGCACGGTGCTAATCAACAAAAACCATGTCGAATTTGTATGTTCGGGAGCTTATTAAACCAAAGGGAGCAGGCTAGTTTTACGCCCAAGATGCACGTCAAAGAAACTTACTATCCTTTTGGTATAAATATCTCGATCAATCTGCAATGCTGCAATATGCCCCGAACCTTCAACAATCCACAATTCTTTTGGTCCGGTATAGGCGCTATATAAAGTAACAGCTTCCGACACCGGAATAGCCGGGTCGTTATCGGTGTGGATAAAAAGTATCGGTATTTTGCGATTTTCCGTTGACAGCTTACGAAGCGACTCAACCGGATGAATACGACGCAATACCGTTCGTGAAAACACCCTGCTTGCCAGAACCGTAGTCGGTTTGAAAGGGAAACGAGGAAGTCGATAGAAATACTTGAAGCTGCTTTTCAAAACAGCGTCTAGAGAAGCAAAGGCGCTATCGGTTATCACCGCTTTAATATCGGGAGAAATGGCGGTAGTCATTAGGGCAGTTGCGCCGCCCATTGAAAAACCATAAACCCCTATCCGGGTGGCATCTACATCTGCACGAGTTTTTACATACGAAATTGCGCCTAGTAGGTCGCGCACTTCATAATAACCTACTGAGGTGGTATGCCCACCACTAGCGCCGCAGCCCCTGAAATCAAAGATAAGCGCGTTAAATCCGGCTGCTTGCATGGTAAGCGCCGGTTCATGGACATCAATTGCAGCGCCATGAAAGCCATGCAGGATTATTATTGTTGCGCCATTAGGATGGAAACCGGGGTAAAAATAGCCCTTTAGAGTTAAACCATCAACACTTTTAAAGTCCACTTTTTCGGGCGGAAGGGGGGCGACAAGTTTATCGTTAACACGGCGGCGAGGTCTGACAGCTTTATAGCCCACAAAAGCCGATATCGTAGTAACAAGCGCGGTAGCGCCACCGCCTGCCACTGAGATAGCCTTTACCGCTGTTCTCAGGCGTTGACGATTCCGCTCATAGGTATCTATATATTCAAAAGATTTGTTAAAGTTTGTGGCTCGCATAGCACCACACCTCCATACATCGGCGCCATTGCCGATCTATTTATATATCGTAGCTAATTACAAGTATTATATAAACGCAAAAGGGACAAGCATTTTCATGCCAAGTCCCTGTTTCAAATTCAATACAATTATTATAGCCGGATTAATCTTATTTGAGAAGGGCTCTTCGCAAAAGATTTAAAGAAAACACAGCGGCAAGTCTTTTTACTTCCGATGGCTTTGTACGGTAGTTTAGTTCACTGCTCTCAAGGTGTCCATCCAAATCTACTGCCATAATAATTTGCCCGGCAGGCTTGCCTTCAAACTCACCATGACCCGGTGAAACACAAATAGCCAAGCCCGCCTCTGCGCCAGTTTGGCGGCGCGCGGCAGTTGCCATTACCTCTGCCACCTCTCGGCTCATAATTCCATATTTTTCGAGCATATTGCTATCTACGCCCCAACCCGCCAGCATTGAGCGCTGTTGGCTGACCAGTCCACCTCTCAAAAAATTAATGCTGTTTGGGGCTTCTGATAACAAAGCCGCTACCATACCACCGGTTCCCACCTCCATTATACCGAGGGTCAAATTTCGATCGGTTAGCATCGTCCCCACCACACCCTCGATTGTTTCATCATCGTCACCGTAGATCAAAGTACCGAGAATTGTGCGAGCTTTTATCTCCATTTCGAAAATTAAATCACGAGCAGTTGTTTCATCGGCAGACTTTGCGGTTATACGTAAATGGACTCCATCCGGTTTGGCATAAGTAGCCATAGTGGGGTTGTTGGAGGTAATCAGGTCTTTTACCATTTCCTCAACCGCCGACTCGCCTTTACCGAGTATTTTTAGAGTACGGCTGAGAATAACACCCGGTGGAAACAAAGGTTTAAGCCGTGGTACCACTTGATTTTCCCACATCTGTTTCATTTCATGCGGCACACCGGGCATAGCCACGATGATATGCCCGTCTTTGCTAACCCACCAACCCGGCGCTGTACCTATCGGATTATCAAGAAATTCGGCTGAAGGAATCAGTGCAGCCTGTTTGATATTCTTTTCGGGCATTATAATGTTACGTAGAGAAAAATATTCCCGCAATGCGTTTGCTATAGGCTCTTGTACAATCATTTTTTCTTCAAGCAAATCACCGATCGCCTCACGAGTAAGGTCATCATCTGTTGGACCTAAGCCTCCAGAACAGATTATTAACTCGGAGCGATTCCACGCACGCTGAAGTGTTTCCACCAAGCGTCCCCGGTTATCACCTACCTGAGAGATAAAGTATAAATCTATGCCATGTCCGGATAGTTCGCCTGCTAACCATTGAGCGTTGGTATCAACGATTTGTCCAAGCAATAACTCGGTACCGATTGAAAGGATTTCAGCTTTCATTTTCTGTTACCCGGCTCTTCCTTTTGAGTAGAGGCGCAAGAGGATATGAAACGAGAACCGTTTACTCAGGCGCTGTTATTTAAATCGGAATCTAGTGCTAATTCAGTTCTATTTTACCAATATTCTAGCCACTTCGCTGAATATTTCAAATTGAAAACTTTGCGGTTCAAGAAACAGCCGAATTCCAGCTTTGTTCCAGTAGCGAGGCGTAACAACGCCTTAGCTTATTATGATAGTTTTGAAAAAGCCGAACTTAGTGCTGGCATGGTTACCAAGAACCATGCCAAGGGAATTTGGAAATAAACAAGCTTTGTTATTCAGGATCGGCTAGGACTGCTCCGGTGCTAGCAGAGGTAACCATTGCCGCATAGCGACGTAGCCAGGCACTTTTCACCTGTTTCTTGAACGGTTTTACTTCTTTTAGACGCTGCTCAAGCTGTTCTGAGGTAAGCATTACCTCCAGTTTTCGCTCTATTAGATCAATATTGATAATATCTCCGTCTTGCAATGCGGCAATAGGGCCACCTGCGGCAGCCTCTGGCGAGACATGACCGATGCAAGCGCCACGAGTCCCACCAGAGAAACGTCCATCAGTTACTAAAGCCACTTTTTCACCGAGACCCATTCCCATAATATTAGCAGTAGGAGCTAGCATTTCTTGCATGCCCGGTCCGCCCCGTGGACCTTCATACCGGATAACTACAACCTCGCCCGGCTGTACCGCCCCGTTAAGAATTCCAGCACAGGCATCTTCCTGAGAGTTATAGATACGAGCCGGACCGCGGTGTCGTAACATGGAGGGAGCGACCGCTGCTACCTTAATAACTGCGCCATCAGGTGCTAAGTTACCGAAAAGTACTGCCAAACCCCCGCGTTCGCTATAGGGATTCTCCAAAGTACGAATTACTTCAGTATCTTTAATCTCAGCCTCAGCTATATTTTCACCTAGGGTTTTAAGGGTTACAGTAGGTCGATCTAGGTTTAAAGTGCCCGGTTTGCGGGAAAGTTCCTTTAGAATAGCGCTTATGCCACCTGCCCGGTCAACGTCCTCAATGTGCCATTGCCCGGCAGGGCTTACTTTACACAAATGTGGGGTACGTTCTGCAATCTGATTAATACGTTCCAACGAATAATCTATTTCAGCTTCGTGTGCCAGCGCCAAAGTATGTAAAACGGTGTTGCTTGAACCACCCATCGCCATATCGAGCGCAAAGGCATTATCAAGACTGTCTGGATTAACAATCTGGCGAGGAGTCAGGTTTGCCTTAACTAACCCAACAATCGCATGACCCGCTTCTCGAGCAAGTTCCCGGCGTTGCTCGGATGTAGCAAGCCGCGTACCATTTCCCGGTAAAGCCATACCTAGCGCTTCTAGCAAGCAGTTCATGGAATTTGCTGTAAACATCCCAGAACAAGAGCCACAGGAAGGGCAACCTTTCATTTCCAGTTCCAGAAGTTGGCTTTCATCAATTTTGCCGGTTTGGTAAGCTCCAACTCCTTCAAAAATGTTGATAAGGTCAACACTGCGCCCATCTGCCAGTTTTCCTGCTGCCATAGCGCCACCACTTACAAAAATAGTGGGAATATCGAGCCTCATTGCCGCCATCAACATACCGGGAACAACTTTGTCGCAATTAGGGATACAAACCATACCATCCAAGCGGTGAGCTTCCACCACCGTTTCTACACAATCGGCTATAAGTTCACGGCTGGGCAGGG contains:
- a CDS encoding alpha/beta hydrolase, producing MRATNFNKSFEYIDTYERNRQRLRTAVKAISVAGGGATALVTTISAFVGYKAVRPRRRVNDKLVAPLPPEKVDFKSVDGLTLKGYFYPGFHPNGATIIILHGFHGAAIDVHEPALTMQAAGFNALIFDFRGCGASGGHTTSVGYYEVRDLLGAISYVKTRADVDATRIGVYGFSMGGATALMTTAISPDIKAVITDSAFASLDAVLKSSFKYFYRLPRFPFKPTTVLASRVFSRTVLRRIHPVESLRKLSTENRKIPILFIHTDNDPAIPVSEAVTLYSAYTGPKELWIVEGSGHIAALQIDRDIYTKRIVSFFDVHLGRKTSLLPLV
- a CDS encoding competence/damage-inducible protein A produces the protein MKAEILSIGTELLLGQIVDTNAQWLAGELSGHGIDLYFISQVGDNRGRLVETLQRAWNRSELIICSGGLGPTDDDLTREAIGDLLEEKMIVQEPIANALREYFSLRNIIMPEKNIKQAALIPSAEFLDNPIGTAPGWWVSKDGHIIVAMPGVPHEMKQMWENQVVPRLKPLFPPGVILSRTLKILGKGESAVEEMVKDLITSNNPTMATYAKPDGVHLRITAKSADETTARDLIFEMEIKARTILGTLIYGDDDETIEGVVGTMLTDRNLTLGIMEVGTGGMVAALLSEAPNSINFLRGGLVSQQRSMLAGWGVDSNMLEKYGIMSREVAEVMATAARRQTGAEAGLAICVSPGHGEFEGKPAGQIIMAVDLDGHLESSELNYRTKPSEVKRLAAVFSLNLLRRALLK
- the ilvD gene encoding dihydroxy-acid dehydratase — protein: MRSDLIKIGFERAPHRGLLRATGVVGENDFNKPFIAVCNSYIDIVPGHVHLQEFGKVVKDAIRAAGGVPFEFNTIAVDDGIAMGHLGMKYSLPSRELIADCVETVVEAHRLDGMVCIPNCDKVVPGMLMAAMRLDIPTIFVSGGAMAAGKLADGRSVDLINIFEGVGAYQTGKIDESQLLELEMKGCPSCGSCSGMFTANSMNCLLEALGMALPGNGTRLATSEQRRELAREAGHAIVGLVKANLTPRQIVNPDSLDNAFALDMAMGGSSNTVLHTLALAHEAEIDYSLERINQIAERTPHLCKVSPAGQWHIEDVDRAGGISAILKELSRKPGTLNLDRPTVTLKTLGENIAEAEIKDTEVIRTLENPYSERGGLAVLFGNLAPDGAVIKVAAVAPSMLRHRGPARIYNSQEDACAGILNGAVQPGEVVVIRYEGPRGGPGMQEMLAPTANIMGMGLGEKVALVTDGRFSGGTRGACIGHVSPEAAAGGPIAALQDGDIINIDLIERKLEVMLTSEQLEQRLKEVKPFKKQVKSAWLRRYAAMVTSASTGAVLADPE